The following is a genomic window from Sinorhizobium fredii NGR234.
GTTTACCTGATGGGAGCGGTGTGAATCGAGAGGTTCACGCACCGTTCTGCGAGAGGCCGGCTGGTGAAACTCCTCCGGCCTACTCACCCCTCGACCAATACCAAGCTGACCAAGCGCTCAGGCTGGGCACCAAAAGGGCAACGCTATCGCGCCCACGCCCCCTTCGGTTCGTGGAAGACGCAGACCTTCATCGCCGGCCTGCGATCACATGGCGTGGTCGCGCCCTTTATCGTCAACGCGCCGATGAACCGGCGCATCTTCGAGACCTGGATCGAAACGCAACTCGCCCCGACGCTGTCGCCCGGAGACGTCGTCATTCTCGACAATGTCGGCTTCCACAA
Proteins encoded in this region:
- a CDS encoding IS630 family transposase; its protein translation is MKLLRPTHPSTNTKLTKRSGWAPKGQRYRAHAPFGSWKTQTFIAGLRSHGVVAPFIVNAPMNRRIFETWIETQLAPTLSPGDVVILDNVGFHKSERAEQMVKAKGAWLLFLPPYSPDLNPIEMAFSKLKALLRKRAARSFDAIADALGDICNLFSVTECRNYFNAAGYEAD